In one window of Verrucomicrobiota bacterium DNA:
- the ileS gene encoding isoleucine--tRNA ligase has protein sequence MNYKDTLNLPKTEFPMKANLTSREPEILARWERENLYGAIQESRKGAPLFVLHDGPPFANGDVHMGTALNKVLKDFIVKSKTMLGYRAPYVPGWDCHGLPIEFKVVKESRGLSPLQVRQRSEAYARKYIDIQRRQFRRLGVLGDWDRPYLTLDPAYEAEILRAFAELVRKDLVYQSRKPVFWSTGAQTALAEAEVEYHERDDPSIYVGFPIASGPLAGTAEAVIWTTTPWTLPANLAIAVHPRLTYVVQGFTHPDYPGTRRFLLARERVNAFSRDTGWVPEGEPKTRFAGSDLEKTVCRHPFLPRESIVLPGEFVTTDSGTGCVHIAPGHGEDDYVLGLKYNLPVFAPVDDNGRYTPEVGVPEWVGKYVFDANHQIVERLKQDGKLVGVQNYRHSYPHCWRSKTPVIFRAVEQFFIRIDAIRAQALAAIDGVTWLPAWGRNRMYATVESRPDWCISRQRTWGVPLPVFYRNGEPQLNADWAAAVADLVGARGSNVWYELDDTQITEVLGLPAGLTRRPDTLDVWIDSGVSHLAVLRHDPELRWPADVYIEATDQHRGWFQSSLQTSVALEGSAPYREVITHSFVVDVDSRQKISKSAQGTYARPTEAEHFVKKFGADIVRLWVSSVNYADEVPFGERMFEQLTDTYRRIRNTLRILLANLYDDTSSSAGSVSPALVDRWILGRLEQVIATCREAYAAYEFHRVYHALNHFCAVDLSSLYIDITKDRMYCDAPESPRRRATQAVMRAVYEAVTRLVAPILAFTAEEAWTYLGKGSSVHLETFPESRPEQVDASALRQVDALLRLRGLVAQGIEGARQRKEIGNGLEARVRVALPPDDPVHAVNREEVEEFLILSDFDLQTTEGEPAVEVGRTPYRRCERCWRHRPTVGSDPDYPDLCDRCAEVVRTTKVEVGR, from the coding sequence ATGAATTACAAAGATACGCTCAACCTGCCGAAAACCGAGTTCCCGATGAAGGCGAATCTGACGAGCCGGGAACCCGAGATTTTAGCTCGTTGGGAACGCGAGAACCTTTACGGAGCGATCCAGGAAAGCCGAAAAGGCGCGCCGCTCTTTGTACTTCATGACGGGCCGCCCTTTGCCAACGGCGACGTGCACATGGGAACGGCCCTCAACAAGGTGCTCAAGGATTTCATCGTTAAAAGCAAGACCATGCTGGGCTACCGTGCCCCCTACGTGCCCGGGTGGGACTGCCACGGTTTGCCGATTGAGTTCAAAGTCGTCAAGGAGTCGCGCGGGCTTTCTCCGTTGCAGGTGCGCCAGCGTTCGGAGGCGTACGCGCGGAAGTACATCGACATCCAGCGGCGGCAGTTCCGGCGCCTGGGTGTGCTCGGCGATTGGGACAGACCTTACCTGACGCTTGACCCGGCATACGAGGCGGAGATCCTGCGCGCATTTGCGGAATTGGTCCGTAAAGACCTGGTCTACCAAAGCAGGAAGCCGGTTTTTTGGAGCACCGGCGCCCAGACCGCACTGGCTGAAGCCGAGGTCGAGTACCACGAACGCGACGATCCTTCAATCTACGTTGGGTTCCCGATCGCTTCGGGCCCGCTTGCCGGCACGGCCGAGGCGGTCATCTGGACGACCACCCCCTGGACTTTGCCTGCTAATCTGGCCATTGCCGTCCATCCCAGGCTCACGTACGTCGTCCAGGGTTTTACGCACCCGGATTACCCCGGGACCCGCCGGTTTTTGCTTGCCCGGGAGCGCGTGAATGCCTTCAGCCGGGACACCGGGTGGGTGCCTGAAGGCGAACCCAAAACGAGGTTCGCCGGCAGCGATCTAGAAAAAACGGTTTGCCGCCACCCTTTCCTGCCGCGTGAATCGATCGTGTTACCGGGCGAATTCGTAACGACCGACTCCGGCACCGGCTGCGTGCACATTGCGCCGGGCCACGGTGAAGATGATTACGTGCTTGGTTTGAAGTACAACCTGCCCGTTTTCGCGCCGGTCGATGACAACGGCCGTTACACCCCGGAGGTCGGCGTACCCGAGTGGGTCGGCAAGTACGTGTTTGACGCCAACCACCAAATCGTTGAGCGGCTCAAACAGGACGGAAAATTGGTCGGCGTTCAGAACTACCGCCACTCTTACCCGCACTGCTGGCGCTCCAAGACCCCGGTGATCTTTCGTGCGGTCGAACAGTTTTTTATCCGCATCGATGCGATCAGGGCGCAGGCCTTGGCAGCGATTGACGGCGTTACCTGGTTGCCCGCCTGGGGCCGCAACCGGATGTACGCCACGGTCGAGTCCCGGCCGGACTGGTGCATTTCACGCCAGCGCACGTGGGGTGTGCCGCTGCCGGTCTTTTACCGCAACGGCGAACCGCAATTGAATGCCGATTGGGCAGCCGCCGTGGCCGACCTGGTGGGGGCCCGCGGTTCCAACGTCTGGTACGAACTTGACGATACGCAGATCACTGAAGTTCTCGGGCTTCCCGCGGGCTTGACCCGGCGTCCGGACACCCTTGACGTTTGGATCGATTCCGGCGTGAGCCACCTGGCCGTGCTACGGCATGACCCCGAACTGCGGTGGCCGGCGGACGTTTACATCGAAGCGACTGACCAGCACCGGGGCTGGTTTCAATCCTCCTTGCAGACCAGCGTTGCCCTTGAAGGCTCCGCGCCCTACCGCGAGGTCATCACCCATTCGTTCGTCGTCGACGTGGACAGCCGCCAGAAAATCTCCAAGTCCGCCCAGGGAACCTACGCCAGGCCGACTGAGGCTGAACATTTTGTAAAAAAGTTCGGGGCAGACATCGTGCGGCTCTGGGTTTCGAGCGTCAACTATGCCGACGAAGTGCCTTTCGGAGAACGGATGTTCGAGCAATTGACCGATACTTACCGCCGCATCCGGAACACGCTTCGCATCCTCCTGGCCAACCTCTACGATGACACTTCCTCCTCTGCCGGATCCGTTTCGCCGGCCCTGGTGGACCGGTGGATCCTGGGCCGCCTTGAACAGGTGATCGCGACATGCCGCGAGGCGTACGCCGCGTACGAGTTCCATCGGGTTTACCATGCCTTGAACCATTTTTGCGCCGTAGACCTGAGCAGCCTCTACATCGATATCACCAAGGACCGCATGTACTGCGACGCGCCTGAATCGCCGCGGCGGCGCGCTACCCAGGCCGTGATGCGGGCCGTCTACGAGGCCGTGACCCGCCTGGTCGCCCCGATCCTGGCTTTCACGGCTGAAGAGGCCTGGACGTACCTCGGCAAAGGTTCGTCCGTACACCTCGAGACCTTTCCGGAATCCCGGCCCGAACAGGTGGATGCGTCCGCGCTTCGCCAAGTGGATGCGCTGCTGCGCCTCCGCGGGTTGGTCGCGCAGGGAATCGAGGGCGCACGGCAGCGAAAAGAGATCGGCAACGGCCTGGAAGCACGCGTCCGGGTGGCACTCCCGCCCGATGATCCGGTGCATGCCGTCAACCGGGAGGAAGTTGAGGAGTTTCTCATCCTGAGCGATTTCGACCTGCAAACGACGGAGGGTGAACCGGCGGTGGAAGTGGGGCGGACCCCCTACCGGCGGTGCGAACGCTGCTGGCGGCACCGCCCGACCGTGGGCAGTGACCCTGATTACCCGGATCTTTGCGACCGGTGCGCGGAGGTGGTACGGACAACCAAGGTTGAGGTAGGCCGGTGA
- the lspA gene encoding signal peptidase II: MRYLLFLSLPLFLLDQLTKWLVLQDIGFGAEIPVIPGFFSLVHVTNTGAAFGMLQGKNTFFIVLAAVAMVVVVGLFWLNRPSANRAGPGLTATTKVALALLLAGIAGNLVDRLWRGQVIDFLHFYHEQYEFPSFNVADSCISVAAALLILGSVISGKDKSVPGTRKRVSGGVRRSEFGVRSSDPPPDR; this comes from the coding sequence GTGAGGTACCTGCTCTTTTTGTCGTTGCCGCTGTTCCTGCTGGATCAGCTGACGAAGTGGCTCGTCTTGCAGGACATCGGGTTCGGCGCTGAAATACCGGTTATTCCCGGCTTTTTCAGCCTGGTCCACGTGACCAACACCGGCGCTGCGTTCGGCATGCTGCAAGGCAAGAACACCTTCTTCATCGTCCTTGCCGCCGTCGCCATGGTCGTCGTTGTAGGCCTCTTCTGGCTAAACCGCCCCTCCGCCAATCGAGCGGGCCCGGGTTTGACGGCGACGACCAAGGTCGCCTTGGCCTTGCTGCTGGCCGGTATCGCCGGCAACCTGGTCGACCGCCTCTGGCGCGGGCAGGTCATCGACTTTCTGCATTTTTACCACGAGCAGTACGAGTTCCCATCCTTCAACGTGGCGGACAGCTGCATTTCCGTCGCCGCCGCGCTGCTGATCCTTGGCTCAGTAATTTCCGGCAAAGACAAATCGGTGCCGGGCACCCGGAAACGCGTGTCGGGGGGAGTTCGGCGTTCGGAATTTGGGGTTCGGAGCTCGGATCCGCCACCTGACCGGTGA
- a CDS encoding CCA tRNA nucleotidyltransferase, with product MEEDRTEERSRRRRDVAIAIVARLQQCGYTAFFAGGCVRDALRGVSPKDIDIVTAAEPKIVQGLFSRTVPVGAQFGVIRVLEQGFEFEVATFRADGKYVDGRRPESVVFSTPREDAERRDFTVNGMFLNPVTGQVIDYVGGREDLARRLIRAIGRPAERFLEDRLRLLRAVRFATTLQFEIEPATWEALQEQAAEITVVSAERIRDELNKVFLDPNRVAGLDRLESAGLLQVILPEVQAMRGCEQPPQFHPEGDVYVHTRLMLSLLSPDAPLTLVWAVLLHDIGKPVTKTFHPEEGGRIRFNGHDRVGAEMAEDIMTRLRFSNEEISAVAEAVRNHMVFKDAPQMRPARLRRFMARPTFPVELELHRADCAGSHGDLGVYDFLEQKREEFAAEPLIPKPLITGHDLIAMGLTPGPRFREILDAVQTSQLEGDTRTKADALALVEKLL from the coding sequence ATGGAGGAAGACCGCACGGAAGAGCGCAGCAGGCGCAGGCGCGATGTCGCGATTGCGATCGTGGCCCGGCTCCAGCAATGCGGGTACACCGCCTTCTTTGCCGGGGGTTGCGTGCGTGATGCCCTACGAGGTGTTTCGCCCAAGGACATCGATATCGTAACGGCCGCCGAACCGAAGATCGTACAGGGACTCTTTTCTCGTACGGTCCCGGTCGGCGCGCAATTCGGCGTCATTCGGGTCCTGGAACAGGGTTTTGAGTTTGAGGTGGCGACTTTTCGGGCCGACGGCAAGTACGTTGATGGCCGCCGGCCCGAGAGCGTCGTTTTTTCCACCCCGAGAGAGGATGCGGAACGGCGGGACTTTACCGTGAACGGCATGTTTCTGAATCCGGTCACGGGGCAGGTGATTGATTACGTCGGCGGCCGGGAGGACCTTGCCCGCAGATTGATACGTGCGATCGGCCGGCCGGCGGAACGTTTCCTGGAAGACCGCCTCCGATTGCTGAGAGCGGTCCGGTTCGCCACGACGTTGCAGTTCGAGATCGAACCGGCCACCTGGGAAGCCCTGCAGGAACAGGCGGCCGAGATCACGGTGGTAAGTGCCGAACGCATCCGGGACGAACTCAACAAGGTCTTCCTCGACCCTAACCGGGTAGCCGGTCTGGACCGGTTGGAAAGTGCAGGCCTGCTGCAAGTGATCCTGCCCGAGGTGCAGGCAATGCGTGGCTGCGAGCAGCCCCCACAGTTTCATCCGGAAGGCGATGTCTATGTGCACACGCGCCTGATGCTCAGCCTGCTGTCTCCGGACGCGCCGTTGACTCTGGTCTGGGCCGTTCTCTTGCATGACATCGGGAAACCGGTCACTAAAACCTTTCACCCGGAAGAGGGCGGCCGGATTCGGTTCAACGGGCACGATCGGGTGGGCGCGGAGATGGCCGAAGATATCATGACGCGGCTGCGGTTTTCGAACGAGGAAATCTCCGCAGTTGCGGAGGCGGTGCGCAACCACATGGTTTTCAAAGATGCGCCCCAGATGCGACCGGCGAGGCTTCGCCGGTTTATGGCGCGTCCGACTTTCCCGGTCGAACTGGAGTTGCACCGGGCGGACTGCGCCGGAAGTCACGGGGACCTCGGCGTTTACGACTTTCTGGAACAGAAACGAGAGGAGTTTGCGGCTGAACCGCTGATCCCGAAGCCGCTCATCACCGGTCACGACCTGATCGCGATGGGCCTGACCCCCGGGCCACGGTTCCGCGAGATCCTCGATGCCGTGCAGACCAGCCAGTTGGAAGGAGACACGCGAACGAAAGCCGACGCGCTGGCCTTGGTGGAGAAACTCCTGTAA
- a CDS encoding transposase, which translates to MEPLKAGIKAARAGALPQSALAKPCACTLTLWGRLTRFLAYPEVGLSRSVAETSMRPVALGRRNWTHTGSKEAGPRVATLLSVIEACRGLGLPVREYLASVLPGLADLPVPRVADLTPRAWAARQ; encoded by the coding sequence ATGGAGCCGCTCAAAGCCGGCATCAAGGCCGCCCGGGCCGGGGCGCTGCCCCAAAGCGCGCTCGCCAAGCCTTGCGCCTGCACCCTGACGCTCTGGGGCCGGCTGACCCGCTTTTTGGCTTATCCCGAAGTGGGACTCTCCAGGAGCGTGGCCGAAACCTCGATGCGGCCCGTGGCGTTGGGACGCCGTAACTGGACCCACACCGGCAGCAAAGAGGCCGGCCCGCGGGTCGCCACCCTCCTCTCGGTCATCGAAGCCTGCCGGGGCTTGGGCCTGCCGGTGCGCGAGTACCTGGCCTCGGTGCTGCCGGGGCTGGCCGACTTGCCCGTCCCGCGCGTGGCGGACCTCACACCCCGGGCCTGGGCGGCTCGCCAGTAA
- a CDS encoding aquaporin has product MNKLIIEFIGTFFLVLTIGCTGIPSAPGVIPPLAIGSALMVMVYAGGHISGGHYNPAVTLAVFIRGRCPAREAVAYMITQLIAGIMAALVVGFLVGWGKPLKITGAAQAFLAEFLFTFALAYVVLNTATAKAYANNSFFGLAIGMTVMTGAFAVGPISGGAFNPAVALGIGIMQLVQFSNIWIHFLGDFAGGAAAGVVFKFTNPNDP; this is encoded by the coding sequence ATGAACAAACTCATCATCGAATTTATCGGCACCTTTTTCCTGGTGCTTACCATCGGGTGCACGGGCATCCCCTCCGCGCCGGGCGTCATTCCTCCGCTGGCCATCGGTTCAGCGCTGATGGTGATGGTCTACGCCGGCGGGCACATCTCCGGCGGCCACTATAACCCGGCCGTGACCCTAGCCGTGTTCATCCGTGGGCGCTGCCCGGCAAGGGAAGCGGTTGCCTACATGATCACGCAGTTAATAGCAGGGATCATGGCCGCTTTGGTCGTCGGCTTCCTCGTGGGCTGGGGCAAGCCCCTCAAGATCACCGGCGCGGCGCAAGCGTTCCTGGCTGAGTTTCTCTTCACCTTTGCCCTCGCTTACGTCGTGCTTAATACCGCGACGGCCAAAGCCTACGCCAACAATTCCTTTTTTGGGCTGGCCATCGGCATGACCGTGATGACCGGCGCGTTCGCCGTGGGGCCGATCTCGGGCGGCGCCTTCAACCCGGCCGTGGCTCTAGGCATCGGCATCATGCAGTTGGTTCAATTTTCGAATATCTGGATCCATTTTCTGGGCGATTTCGCCGGGGGCGCGGCGGCCGGGGTGGTGTTCAAGTTCACTAACCCGAACGATCCATAG